From one Candidatus Eisenbacteria bacterium genomic stretch:
- a CDS encoding metallophosphoesterase — protein sequence MSSKHRVSGRRHMLSLLLPVLLLAHVPAALSLTPVRFAVIGDRSSGHVPGIYGRIVREIERLKPDFVMTVGDMIEGGIEDSLTIEQLWADYLELVEPLSMPIHYAPGNNDIWSDLSERIYRRYAGEPYYSFTHEFLHFVILDNSRISNSTEFSKGQIEWLEADLKQHQDALYTLVFFHKPFWNESIVVDAPDLLHEIFVKYGVDAVFSGHYHQYFSGRYDEIIYTNMGSSGGGTTPSPSGLKYHYAWVTVDEAGIHIAPIHMGSVLPWDILTAEERKLCQRLEREGLTFKEPLPIDENRQSVDGRAVLVVNNSFLPRPVKQMIKWTIPAGWQVSPEMVEIDLPAGD from the coding sequence ATGAGTTCAAAACATCGAGTTTCCGGGCGGCGGCACATGCTTTCCCTCCTGCTGCCGGTTCTACTTCTCGCCCATGTTCCCGCTGCATTATCGCTGACGCCGGTTCGTTTTGCCGTGATCGGAGATCGATCTTCCGGCCATGTTCCGGGAATCTATGGACGGATCGTCCGTGAGATCGAGAGATTAAAGCCGGACTTCGTTATGACGGTTGGTGATATGATTGAGGGCGGTATAGAAGACTCGCTGACGATTGAACAATTGTGGGCGGATTATCTTGAGCTGGTTGAACCGCTTTCTATGCCCATACATTACGCCCCCGGGAACAATGACATCTGGAGCGATCTCTCCGAACGGATCTATCGGCGGTACGCCGGGGAGCCTTACTATTCATTCACTCACGAGTTCTTGCATTTCGTTATCCTTGACAACAGCCGGATCTCCAATAGTACAGAGTTTTCAAAGGGGCAGATTGAATGGCTGGAAGCGGATCTGAAACAACACCAGGATGCGCTGTACACATTGGTCTTCTTTCATAAGCCCTTTTGGAATGAAAGCATTGTCGTCGATGCTCCGGATCTTCTGCATGAGATCTTTGTCAAGTATGGGGTCGATGCCGTTTTTTCAGGACATTACCACCAGTATTTCAGCGGCCGGTATGATGAGATCATTTATACAAATATGGGAAGTTCCGGGGGCGGCACAACCCCATCCCCAAGCGGTCTGAAGTATCATTATGCATGGGTCACGGTCGATGAAGCCGGTATTCATATCGCCCCCATCCACATGGGTTCCGTCCTTCCATGGGATATCTTGACCGCCGAGGAGCGCAAACTTTGCCAGAGACTCGAAAGGGAAGGGCTCACCTTCAAAGAGCCTTTGCCTATCGATGAGAACCGTCAATCCGTCGACGGGCGAGCGGTTCTGGTTGTTAACAACTCCTTTTTGCCGCGCCCCGTGAAACAGATGATCAAATGGACGATCCCCGCGGGATGGCAGGTATCCCCTGAAATGGTGGAGATCGATCTGCCGGCCGGCGATTAA